One Sphaerisporangium krabiense DNA segment encodes these proteins:
- a CDS encoding FAD-binding oxidoreductase: MTFLTGWGRTSPTPATLVAPRTVAELAALVAGSPPRGLIARGLGRAYGDAAQNAGGLVADLTRLEPGWSLDPATGVVTASGGTSLHDLMTGLVPKGWFVPVTPGTRHVTVGGAVAADVHGKNHHLDSSFGAHLRSLTLLTADGTTRVLTPSDETFWATVGGMGLTGVVVEASFGCVPIETSRVRVEVTRTRDLDHTLEVMAATDDGHRYTVAWVDLLARGARTGRGVLTRGDHARRDEIPRARDPLAFAPAARVAAPPWAPNGLLNRATVRAFNQAWYAKARERRVIQDIAPFFHPLDFMEGWNRMYGPRGFVQYQFAVPFGAEDVLRRVVSRLSADGVVSFVPVLKRFGPGTPGMLSFPLPGWTLALDVPAGLPGLARLLRVFDTWVAEAGGRLYLAKDSRMRAELLPVMYPRLAEWARIRQSLDPEGIFRSDLARRLGL, translated from the coding sequence ATGACCTTCCTGACCGGCTGGGGACGCACCTCGCCCACCCCCGCCACGCTCGTCGCGCCCCGCACCGTGGCCGAGCTCGCCGCCCTGGTCGCCGGGTCGCCGCCGCGCGGCCTCATCGCCCGCGGCCTCGGCCGGGCCTACGGCGACGCCGCGCAGAACGCGGGCGGGCTCGTCGCCGACCTCACGCGGCTGGAGCCGGGCTGGTCGCTCGACCCCGCCACCGGCGTCGTCACCGCCTCCGGCGGGACGAGCCTGCACGACCTGATGACCGGCCTGGTGCCCAAGGGCTGGTTCGTCCCGGTCACGCCGGGAACCCGGCACGTCACCGTGGGCGGGGCCGTCGCCGCCGACGTGCACGGCAAGAACCACCACCTGGACTCCTCCTTCGGCGCCCATCTCCGCTCGCTCACGCTGCTCACGGCCGACGGGACGACCCGCGTGCTGACGCCGTCCGACGAGACGTTCTGGGCGACCGTCGGCGGCATGGGCCTCACCGGCGTGGTCGTCGAGGCGAGCTTCGGCTGCGTGCCCATCGAGACCTCCCGGGTGCGCGTGGAGGTGACCCGCACCCGCGACCTGGACCACACCCTGGAGGTCATGGCCGCGACCGACGACGGCCACCGCTACACCGTTGCCTGGGTCGACCTGCTCGCGCGGGGCGCGCGGACGGGACGCGGCGTGCTGACGCGCGGCGACCACGCCCGCCGTGACGAGATCCCCCGCGCCCGCGACCCGCTGGCGTTCGCCCCGGCGGCGCGGGTGGCCGCCCCGCCGTGGGCGCCGAACGGGCTGCTCAACCGGGCCACCGTGCGCGCGTTCAACCAGGCGTGGTACGCCAAGGCCCGCGAGCGGCGGGTGATCCAGGACATCGCGCCGTTCTTCCATCCTCTGGACTTCATGGAGGGCTGGAACCGGATGTACGGGCCACGGGGGTTCGTGCAGTACCAGTTCGCCGTCCCGTTCGGCGCGGAGGACGTATTGCGGCGGGTGGTGTCCCGGCTGTCGGCCGACGGCGTGGTGTCGTTCGTCCCCGTGCTCAAGCGGTTCGGGCCCGGCACGCCCGGCATGCTCTCCTTCCCGCTGCCCGGCTGGACGCTCGCGCTGGACGTCCCGGCCGGCCTGCCGGGGCTCGCGCGCCTGCTGCGCGTCTTCGACACGTGGGTGGCCGAGGCAGGGGGGCGTCTCTACCTGGCCAAGGACTCCCGCATGCGGGCCGAACTGCTGCCCGTGATGTACCCGCGCCTCGCCGAATGGGCGAGGATACGACAGAGCCTGGACCCCGAGGGGATCTTCCGGTCCGACCTCGCGAGAAGGCTCGGCCTGTGA
- a CDS encoding acyl-CoA dehydrogenase yields the protein MAIGLSEEHEALRESVAGWAERAIRPETVREAVGAAAGAETERRPAFWPGLAGQGLLGLHVPEEYGGAGFGLLETAVAVEALGERVAPGPYTPTVLASAVILASDGKARAELLPGLAGGSLTGAVALGGALTGVRSGEGVLTVDGAVEPVLGGALADVLVLPVRTDRGEEWVALSKDVLTVTPVRSLDLTRGVAQVEAHSVRVPGERVLDGLTGAAVRDTAAILLGAEAAGVAAWCVRAAAEYAKVRVQFGRPIGQFQGVKHKAARMLVALEQARATVWDATRATGPELAYAAAVAGVMAPDAAVRCAKDAIQIFGGIGYTFEHDAHLYYRRALTLRALLGPSAEWAEAVAAHALSGTHREMRIDLPEESEAMRAAIRGEIAEIAALEGKEQRRALAAKGFVMPYLPAPWGRGAAPLEQVLIHQELKAARVRLPQMIIGAWVVPSIAAYGTPEQQERFLPATLSGELIWCQLFSEPGAGSDLASLQMKAEKVEGGWRLNGQKVWTSIAHVAEWGICVARTDPSKPKHDGITYFIVDMKAPGVTVRPLTEMTGENLFNEVFFDDVFVPGDLVVGEVGDGWRVARNTLSNERVSLSSGSGGTGSSVPDLLGLASRLGRELTPAERLQLAEVVCEGHSINALSLRVTLKQLAGSEPGADASVRKLLSTSHAQNVAECAVSLLGASAVTAADMKLGDAGYWNRAVLSTRAMTIYGGTTEVQLNIIAERMLGLPRDPEPGK from the coding sequence ATGGCGATCGGATTGAGCGAGGAGCACGAGGCGCTGCGCGAGTCCGTGGCCGGCTGGGCCGAGCGCGCCATCCGGCCCGAGACCGTGCGCGAGGCGGTGGGCGCGGCCGCCGGCGCCGAGACCGAGCGGCGCCCCGCCTTCTGGCCCGGTCTGGCCGGCCAGGGCCTGCTCGGCCTGCACGTTCCCGAGGAGTACGGCGGCGCGGGCTTCGGCCTGCTGGAGACCGCGGTGGCCGTCGAGGCGCTCGGCGAGCGCGTCGCCCCCGGCCCGTACACGCCGACCGTGCTCGCCTCCGCGGTGATCCTCGCCTCCGACGGCAAGGCCCGCGCCGAGCTGCTGCCCGGCCTGGCCGGCGGCTCCCTGACCGGCGCGGTCGCCCTCGGCGGCGCGCTGACCGGCGTGCGCTCCGGCGAGGGCGTGCTGACCGTGGACGGCGCCGTGGAACCCGTCCTCGGCGGCGCGCTCGCGGACGTCCTGGTGCTGCCGGTGCGCACCGACCGGGGCGAGGAGTGGGTGGCCCTGTCCAAGGACGTCCTGACCGTCACCCCGGTCAGGAGCCTCGACCTGACCCGCGGCGTCGCCCAGGTCGAGGCCCACTCCGTGCGCGTGCCGGGGGAGCGGGTGCTCGACGGCCTGACCGGCGCGGCCGTCCGCGACACCGCGGCGATCCTGCTCGGCGCCGAGGCGGCCGGCGTCGCCGCCTGGTGCGTGCGGGCCGCCGCCGAGTACGCCAAGGTGCGCGTGCAGTTCGGCCGTCCCATCGGCCAGTTCCAGGGCGTCAAGCACAAGGCGGCCCGCATGCTGGTGGCGCTGGAGCAGGCCCGCGCCACCGTCTGGGACGCGACCCGCGCCACCGGCCCCGAGCTGGCATACGCCGCCGCCGTCGCCGGGGTCATGGCCCCCGACGCCGCCGTCCGGTGCGCCAAGGACGCCATCCAGATCTTCGGCGGCATCGGCTACACCTTCGAGCACGACGCCCACCTCTACTACCGCCGCGCGCTGACGCTGCGCGCGCTGCTCGGCCCGTCCGCCGAGTGGGCGGAGGCGGTGGCCGCGCACGCGCTGTCGGGCACCCACCGCGAGATGCGCATCGACCTTCCCGAGGAGTCCGAGGCGATGCGCGCCGCGATCCGCGGCGAGATCGCCGAGATCGCGGCGCTGGAGGGCAAGGAGCAGCGGCGCGCCCTCGCGGCCAAGGGCTTCGTGATGCCCTACCTTCCCGCCCCGTGGGGGCGCGGCGCGGCCCCCCTGGAGCAGGTGCTCATCCACCAGGAGCTGAAGGCCGCCCGGGTGCGCCTGCCCCAGATGATCATCGGCGCCTGGGTGGTGCCGTCCATCGCCGCGTACGGCACGCCCGAGCAGCAGGAACGCTTCCTGCCCGCCACGCTGTCCGGCGAGCTGATCTGGTGCCAGCTCTTCAGCGAGCCGGGCGCGGGCTCCGACCTGGCCTCGCTGCAGATGAAGGCGGAGAAGGTCGAGGGCGGCTGGCGGCTCAACGGCCAGAAGGTCTGGACGTCCATCGCGCACGTCGCCGAATGGGGCATCTGCGTCGCCAGGACCGACCCGTCCAAGCCCAAGCACGACGGCATCACCTACTTCATCGTGGACATGAAGGCCCCCGGCGTCACCGTGCGCCCGCTGACCGAGATGACCGGCGAGAACCTGTTCAACGAGGTCTTCTTCGACGACGTGTTCGTCCCGGGCGACCTGGTCGTGGGCGAGGTCGGCGACGGCTGGCGGGTCGCGCGCAACACCTTGTCCAACGAGCGCGTGTCCCTGTCGTCGGGGTCGGGCGGCACCGGATCCTCGGTCCCGGACCTGCTCGGGCTGGCCTCCCGGCTCGGCCGCGAGCTCACCCCCGCCGAGCGGCTCCAGCTCGCCGAGGTGGTCTGCGAGGGCCACTCCATCAACGCGCTCAGCCTGCGGGTCACGCTGAAGCAGCTCGCCGGGTCCGAGCCGGGCGCCGACGCCTCGGTGCGCAAGCTGCTGTCCACCTCGCACGCCCAGAACGTGGCCGAGTGCGCGGTGAGCCTGCTCGGCGCGTCCGCGGTGACCGCCGCCGACATGAAGCTCGGCGACGCGGGCTACTGGAACCGCGCCGTGCTGTCCACCCGCGCCATGACCATCTACGGCGGCACCACCGAGGTGCAGCTCAACATCATCGCCGAGCGCATGCTCGGCCTTCCCCGGGATCCGGAACCGGGCAAGTAG
- a CDS encoding S1C family serine protease — translation MPAVALVVGGCALTGSPAATNTAYTGTDTTPPPGAVAEEQAYERTIAQVLPSIVQITTRGGLGSGVVYDTDGHILTNAHVVGKSKNFEVTLATGGKPRKANLVASYPLGDLAVIRVTDRSGLTPARFGDSTKLRVGQIVLAMGNPLGLSGSVTNGIVSALGRTVTEPQGEGSPGATITNAIQTSAAINPGNSGGALTSLGGEVIGIPTLAAINPDLGGGAAPGIGFAIPSSTAKDVAEQIIKYGRVTNTRRAALGIRVNTVVGPDGQPVGVGVAQVDPNGGSAKAGIRPGDIILSVNGKQTPTAAALSEVLAGLIPGAKASVELLHPDGKTTTVSVTLGVLAGS, via the coding sequence GTGCCCGCCGTGGCCCTGGTGGTCGGCGGCTGCGCCCTCACCGGGTCGCCCGCCGCGACGAACACGGCCTACACAGGGACGGACACGACGCCGCCGCCCGGCGCCGTGGCCGAGGAGCAGGCGTACGAGCGGACCATCGCGCAGGTCCTGCCGTCGATCGTGCAGATCACCACGCGCGGCGGCCTCGGCTCGGGGGTCGTGTACGACACCGACGGGCACATCCTGACCAACGCCCATGTCGTGGGCAAGTCCAAGAACTTCGAGGTGACGCTCGCCACCGGCGGCAAGCCGCGCAAGGCCAACCTCGTCGCGTCCTACCCGCTCGGCGACCTGGCCGTCATCCGGGTCACCGACCGTTCGGGGCTCACGCCCGCGCGGTTCGGCGACTCGACCAAGCTCAGGGTGGGGCAGATCGTCCTGGCGATGGGCAACCCGCTCGGACTGTCCGGCAGCGTGACGAACGGCATCGTCTCGGCGCTCGGCCGCACGGTGACGGAACCGCAGGGCGAGGGGTCGCCGGGCGCCACCATCACCAACGCGATCCAGACCTCCGCCGCGATCAACCCGGGCAACAGCGGCGGCGCCCTGACGAGCCTCGGCGGTGAGGTCATCGGCATCCCGACGCTCGCGGCGATCAACCCCGACCTGGGCGGCGGCGCGGCCCCGGGCATCGGGTTCGCCATCCCCAGCAGCACGGCCAAGGACGTCGCCGAGCAGATCATCAAGTACGGCCGGGTGACGAACACCCGCCGCGCGGCCCTCGGGATCCGGGTCAACACCGTGGTCGGGCCCGACGGGCAGCCGGTCGGCGTGGGCGTCGCCCAGGTGGACCCGAACGGCGGCTCCGCCAAGGCGGGCATCAGACCGGGCGACATCATCCTGAGCGTCAACGGAAAGCAGACCCCGACCGCCGCCGCGCTGTCGGAGGTGCTCGCGGGACTCATCCCGGGCGCCAAGGCCAGTGTGGAACTCCTGCACCCCGACGGGAAGACCACGACGGTGAGCGTCACCCTCGGCGTCCTCGCCGGAAGCTAG
- a CDS encoding 4Fe-4S single cluster domain-containing protein has translation MTALRVGRVHYPVTALGPGRRLGVWTQGCPLACPGCMSRDTWDPAGGEPAPVAGLEALWRAALAAGADGLTVSGGEPLAQPGPLAAFLDRARAVRDAVRPEADILLYTGYELEELDEPRLAAVAHADVLITGRYEVTRPTRLPWRGSAGQRLIARTDLGRARYAARADTPADRVPVQVVPDGRGGVLVIGVPPPGTLARMERALRAGGVRLDRPSWRP, from the coding sequence GTGACCGCCCTGCGCGTGGGGCGCGTCCACTACCCGGTCACCGCGCTCGGCCCCGGGCGCAGGCTCGGCGTCTGGACCCAGGGATGCCCGCTGGCCTGCCCGGGCTGCATGTCCCGCGACACCTGGGACCCGGCGGGCGGCGAACCGGCGCCGGTCGCCGGCCTGGAGGCGCTGTGGCGGGCCGCGCTCGCCGCGGGCGCGGACGGGCTCACCGTGTCAGGCGGCGAGCCGCTCGCCCAGCCCGGTCCCCTGGCGGCCTTCCTGGACCGCGCGCGGGCGGTCCGCGACGCCGTACGCCCGGAGGCGGACATCCTCCTCTACACCGGCTACGAGCTGGAGGAACTGGACGAGCCGCGCCTGGCCGCCGTCGCGCACGCCGACGTCCTGATCACCGGGAGGTACGAGGTGACGCGCCCGACCCGGCTGCCGTGGCGGGGGTCGGCCGGCCAGCGGCTGATCGCGCGGACCGATCTCGGCCGGGCCCGCTACGCCGCTCGGGCGGACACCCCCGCGGACCGGGTCCCGGTGCAGGTCGTCCCGGACGGCCGGGGCGGCGTGCTGGTCATCGGCGTGCCGCCCCCCGGCACGCTGGCACGCATGGAGCGTGCCCTGCGCGCCGGGGGAGTGCGCCTGGACCGGCCCTCGTGGCGGCCCTGA